The Diceros bicornis minor isolate mBicDic1 chromosome 26, mDicBic1.mat.cur, whole genome shotgun sequence sequence CTCCAAGTATTTGCTGTCCTGCAATGGGTCCTCTCTTTTTTGGGGCTCAGTGAGTCCCTGAAGCCCTCCAGCCCCCTGCCCCTGGCATTCTGCTTCCCCATTACCacgagagagggaggcagggctgggatctCAGAGTGGGGTCCTTGAAGGAGTGAGAAGGAAGTAGGTGGGACAGAAGGGCCTGAAGCCACGGAAGGGGAGGCGGCAAAGGGGGGACTTGGCACTTAAACATCTGGGTCctgagcccccaccccaccccatcccatctTGCCCCTCCAGCCCAAGTGTGCCTGGCAGCGTTGCTCCTTGCACTCCTAGGCCCAGCCTGGATCCTAGCGGTCCTCTACTTGGTCTGGCTCTGCGGAGACAGGGACATGCCCTGGGCAAGAGGCCACCGCTCTGCATGGGTCCATGACTGGGttatctggagacatttctgtGACTACTTCCCCATCTTGGTGCGCGCACCCGGGAACGGTGTGCCGGTTGGAAGCAAGGCTTCAGAAGAGCCCCTTAGGACTACCATTGCCAAAAGTGCAATCTCACCGGCCGGGTTGGGGTACACCCTCTGTCCTGCAGCTGGTTAACCTGCAGAGTTGGATGCCTCCCGCTGTCTCTTCCGCTTCCACCCTGGCGGGGTCCTTGTCGTCGGGGCCTTCCACAACTTCTGCACAGAGGCCACGGGCTTCTCCCATCTCTTCCCCGGCCTCCGGCAGCAACTGCTCATGCTGCCCTGTTGGTTCCACCCCCCTCTCTTCCGGAACTACCTTATGTGTGGTGGTGACAAGGGGTGAGCTGGCTCAGGACTCCCAGTCTCTGCTGTCACCTCCCACCTGCCCTCCTCCCATCTGGGGCTGCCCAGTCCCAGCTCTACCTTCCCAGTgcccccctccctcttctctccaagACCCAGGCATCAGGCcccccagcctctgccctccctccaggtttGGTGCCCTCTGACAAGACCAGCGCCTCCTATCTGTTGTCCCGGCCTGGGGGGCGGCCAGGTGGCAGTCCTGGCCTTGGGAGGGCCCCTGGAGGCGCTGGAGGCAAAAGCCGGAGGGCTGAGCTTGCGGATCCGGAATCAAGGGATTTGTCAAGTTGGCGCTGGAGCAAGAGTGAGAAGCTGCCGGTGGCCGGGCGGGACACGCCCGGGCAGCCCTGGTGGGGAGGAGCCCGGCGCGCCCTGGGGCCCGGAGTCAGGCGCGGTCCTGCTTCCCCAGGGCCTCCCTCGTGCCTGTTTTCTCTTTCCGGGAGAACGAGCTCTTCCAGCAGTTCCCGAACCCGCCGGGCTCGTGGGTGCGGGGGGCACAGGAAGAGCTGCAGCCACTGCTGAGCGTGGCCCTGCCGCTGTTCCACGGCCCCCTGGGCCTCCTCTTGCCCTTCCGCGCGCCCATCCACACAGTCGGTGAGCCCTGGCCTCTGCCCCGTCCGCTCCCCGGCCCGCCCTCGCGCTCCTCCGGAGCTCAGGCCCCCGCCCGGTCCCCGCGCCGGGTGGCGAAGGTCCCTGGTTGGGGCCTGAAATCCTGGCTACCGGCCGCGCATCGGCCACGCCAGCCTGCCCCCCCGGGCCGGTCTTGGGCCACTGCCCCAGCCCTGAACTCTGTCCCGGACGATCGCGGCGggcaggagggaagaaaggaccgGGCGAGGGATCCCAGCGACCGCCCCTCTCGCCTGGCGTTCCGCCCACAGTGGGGGCCCCAATCCCGGTGCCAAGAAGCCACGCGCAGGTGGACATGCTGCACGCGCTCTACGTGGAGAGGCGCACGCGGCTGTTCGAAGAGCACAAGGCGCGCTACGGCGTTCCCGCCCACAGGCACCTGGTCCTTACCTAGGCGCCCCCGCGGCCCGGGCCCTCCCCGAGCCCCAGGGGGCCTGCGGGTGCAAGGGTGAAATTAAAGGTGAGAACACACCTGCGGTGTTTGTGTGTCGGTGCGCGGCGGGAGAGGGCCGGGTGGTGGCGCCGGAGGGTCTTGATGCTCCCGGAGACCTGCAGACAGATGGGAGCTCGCGTGCAGGGGCCTACGCGGCCGCACTGGAGATCAGACGGCCTCAGTTGGGCTTCTAGGCCCCGCCAGCGTCTGGGACCCAGTTGGTGGGCTCTCCAGCTTCTTCTGGGTCCCCTTCCCACATCATTTCCTCCGGCACCCAGTTGACACACCTTCCTCGCACACCCCCTACCGTCcctcccagccccgcccagcGGCCAGTCCAGACCCACTGAGCAGGAAGTTCAAAGATCAGTGAGGGGAAGCCTGGAAGCGTCGGGGGCTCCAGATCCAAGCATCTCCCTATCCACACGCATTCCCGGGAGGCCCCAAGAGCTTGGCCCCAAACCTTCATCGTTTGCCCTCGGGGTCCTGGAGCCCTGCTGGCCCAGGAGAGCTCTGGAGTGGGAGTCTCTGCCGCCCACCAGCCTCGCCGCCCTCGCCCACCATGAAAACCCTTCAGAAGCAGCAGCTGGAAGCAGTGAGTGCCTCCCAATACGTGCTCACTTTCCTCTTTATGGGTGAGAGCGGGGGAGAGGCACAGGTGCATGGGGTCCCCAAGGGGAGAAGGgacaggggaggggaagagggtgaaGGCTGGAGCCCCACTTGCCTGGATGTCTGAGGGCAAAGGGAGGGGGTGAGGGCCAGAGGTCGGAGGGGAGGTAGGGGGGTGATACCACCGATCAGGCTGCAGGAGAGGAGCCGCCAGCTAGAATGAGTGAGTTTCATCAGAGAGttcattcttctttctcctctttcgcCCAGgccctttcttttcccttctcctaTTCCTCCTCTTCCCGTCGCTCTGGTCGCTCTCTGTTCTCTATTCAGTGTGGCTTTTCCTGGACTGGCACACACCCAACCAAGGTGAGCTATAGAAAGAGCCCCACTGGGACTAAGAGATGGCAGTGGGTGCCTCCAGGGATTCCTGCACACATCTCTCTCTGCCCCAAGGTGGAAGGCGCTCTGAGTGGATAAGAAGCTGGACTGTTTGGAAACACCTGAGGGATTATTATCCTATCGGGGTGACAGGTCACCCTCCAGAGGCACTCTGTCTCCCCCACCTATTCACCTCGCCCTCTGCTGGAGCCTGAGCCCCTGCTGCCTAAGCTCAGGCAacggggcagggggcagagtggTGTTCAAGAGTGGGTCcaaggagagtgacgtcagcatcacggtggagtgagcttcccccattgaactctccccctctaagacacaacaaaaaggacattcatattccaacagaagctattcacacaacacagggaacgtctgaggcacccaggcagccacaCACCccaggactgaggtgctggaatccccagagcaagtggaaggaggtaaaaggaggtcccttccttccccaaggactgagaccctgagactgagaccacgcggctctcagaggaggggagggTGTGGCTTGCCACATGAAAAAtggtgctctccaagacccctcatagACCAAGGGGATCCACCTACAGAGAGAGCAGAACTGTTGCAAGGGtactttcaacaagctagcccctcaggagagcaaggagCAACAgtgaggtgagaaacctctgagatgggGGAGGCGAAAGTAAATGCCCCTCCCCAACCCAGCCCACCCGACCAGTGCTTCAGCTCAGtcccgtccccagaggcagcggcccccaggttCCTGGGCCCAACAAGCAGCGGGGCGAGCCTGCACCCCAACACCAGAGGCACAGCAGCACAGGCCCCACCGTGCCAGAGCCCCAGCTGCTCCGGCTGGACCAAGCCAGGGCCCCAGCTTGCCTGGCTTCACtgtgccatggccccagctccttcggcttgaccgccctccctccccctggctccagctgcttcagcttggcctgtgctcaggctccagctgacttggcaccagcaactgcggcccagcgcactccagttccagcttctttggcccagcacgcTCCAGTTCCAGCCtctttggcccagcagtgctccacctcttccttcttcggcccagcgcactccggttccagcttctttggcccagcacactccagttccagcttcttcggccgaGCAGTGCTCTagctcctgcttctttggcccagtggcacttcagctgcagctgctccaaGCCACCcacacccgagccccagctgcttcggcctagctgtgctccagtctcagctgttcccatgctccagctccagctgttcccatgcttcccccccagcagcctccactcagccatgcctcagatcagccaggggcccaCAAGAATGCCCATGGATTGAGGCAgcccagaatacacagctcttgacccccaccagcagcagcaagaggaaactgcgaccatatatttccactatgaggaaaagcaagccaacaccaacaggcaccatgcaaaaatatattaaatcttcagaccaaaaggaaaatgacaagcacccagaagtcaacccagaaagcacagaaatgtataa is a genomic window containing:
- the LOC131422891 gene encoding 2-acylglycerol O-acyltransferase 2-B-like, yielding MSPDLEKVPAHRPLVTAGEGHGGELDASRCLFRFHPGGVLVVGAFHNFCTEATGFSHLFPGLRQQLLMLPCWFHPPLFRNYLMCGGDKGPAPPICCPGLGGGQVAVLALGGPLEALEAKAGGLSLRIRNQGICQVGAGARARSCFPRASLVPVFSFRENELFQQFPNPPGSWVRGAQEELQPLLSVALPLFHGPLGLLLPFRAPIHTVGEPWPLPRPLPGPPSRSSGAQAPARSPRRVAKVPGWGLKSWLPAAHRPRQPAPPGRSWATAPALNSVPDDRGGQEGRKDRARDPSDRPSRLAFRPQWGPQSRCQEATRRWTCCTRSTWRGARGCSKSTRRATAFPPTGTWSLPRRPRGPGPPRAPGGLRVQG